A single Triticum dicoccoides isolate Atlit2015 ecotype Zavitan chromosome 2A, WEW_v2.0, whole genome shotgun sequence DNA region contains:
- the LOC119354158 gene encoding laccase-4-like, producing the protein MAISSRFLAPCSVLMATLMLLIVQAQSITRHYDFNVQMANVTRLCASKSVVTVNGEYPGPTLVAREGDRVLVRVTNRVAHNMTLHWHGIRQLRSGWADGPAYVTQCPIQTGQSYVYNFTVAGQRGTLWWHAHISWLRATVYGAIVILPKLGVPYPFVAPHKEVPLLFGEWWRADTEAVVSQALRTGGAPNISDAFTINGLPGPLYNCSAKDTFKLKVKPGKTYMLRLINAALNDELFFSVANHTLTIVEVDAVYVKPFTVKTLIISPGQTTNVLLTAKPFYPKANFYMSAAPYSVIRPGTFDSTTVAGILEYHNPRSASESSFDKDLPLFRPTLPRFNDTGLVTNFTSKLRSLATPQYPAAVPQSVDKRFFFTVGLGTRPCPVNATCQGPTNTTQFAAAINNISLVLPSTALLQSHFTGVSRGVYGSNFPTTPLSQFNYTGVSPNNTNVATGTKLLVLPFNATVELVMQDTSILGIESHPLHLHGFNFFVVGQGFGNYDPVNDPTRFNLVDPVERNTVGVPAGGWVAIRFLADNPGVWFMHCHLEVHTTWGLRMAWLVQDGSLPNQKLLPPPSDLPKC; encoded by the exons ATGGCGATTTCCTCCCGTTTTCTGGCTCCTTGCTCTGTCCTCATGGCGACTCTGATGCTGCTCATCGTCCAGGCACAAAGCATCACTAGGCACTACGATTTCAAT GTGCAAATGGCGAACGTGACGAGGCTGTGCGCCAGCAAGAGCGTTGTGACGGTGAACGGGGAGTACCCCGGCCCGACGCTGGTGGCGAGGGAGGGCGACCGCGTGCTCGTCCGCGTCACCAACCGCGTAGCGCACAACATGACGCTGCACTGGCACGGTATCCGGCAGCTGCGGAGCGGCTGGGCCGACGGGCCGGCGTACGTTACGCAGTGCCCGATTCAGACGGGCCAGAGCTACGTCTACAACTTCACCGTCGCCGGGCAGCGCGGCACGCTGTGGTGGCACGCGCACATCTCCTGGCTACGCGCCACCGTATacggcgccatcgtcatcctccccAAGCTCGGCGTGCCTTACCCGTTCGTTGCGCCGCACAAGGAAGTTCCTCTTCTCTTCGGCGAGTGGTGGAGGGCGGACACAGAGGCGGTGGTCAGCCAGGCGCTCCGGACGGGCGGCGCCCCAAACATCTCAGATGCTTTCACCATCAATGGCCTTCCTGGGCCGCTATACAACTGCTCCGCTAAAG ACACGTTCAAACTGAAGGTGAAACCTggaaaaacatacatgttgcgcctcATCAACGCTGCTCTTAACGACGAGCTCTTCTTCTCCGTCGCCAACCACACGCTCACCATCGTCGAGGTCGACGCAGTCTACGTCAAACCATTCACAGTCAAGACCCTGATAATCTCTCCGGGCCAGACCACCAACGTGCTCCTCACAGCCAAGCCGTTCTATCCCAAGGCTAACTTCTACATGTCCGCCGCGCCATACTCCGTCATTAGGCCTGGCACGTTCGACAGCACCACGGTCGCCGGCATCCTCGAGTACCATAACCCTCGCTCCGCCTCCGAGTCAAGCTTCGACAAGGACCTGCCACTCTTCAGGCCAACTCTGCCGAGATTCAACGACACCGGCCTGGTCACCAACTTCACCTCCAAGCTCCGGAGCCTCGCCACACCGCAGTACCCGGCGGCCGTGCCACAGTCGGTGGACAAGCGGTTCTTCTTCACGGTCGGCTTGGGCACACGCCCTTGCCCCGTGAATGCGACGTGCCAAGGGCCTACCAACACCACGCAGTTTGCGGCGGCCATCAACAACATCTCCCTGGTGCTTCCTTCCACAGCGCTCCTTCAGTCGCACTTCACAGGCGTGTCTCGGGGTGTCTATGGGTCGAACTTTCCGACCACGCCCCTCTCGCAATTCAACTACACTGGGGTATCGCCGAACAACACGAACGTGGCCACCGGGACCAAGTTGCTCGTGCTGCCATTCAACGCCACGGTGGAGCTGGTGATGCAGGacacgagcatccttggcatcgagaGCCACCCTCTGCACCTTCACGGCTTCAATTTCTTTGTCGTGGGGCAAGGCTTTGGCAACTACGACCCTGTGAATGACCCAACGAGGTTTAACCTCGTCGACCCCGTCGAGCGAAACACCGTTGGCGTGCCAGCTGGTGGATGGGTGGCCATACGTTTTCTCGCCGACAACCCAG GTGTATGGTTCATGCATTGCCATTTGGAGGTGCACACAACTTGGGGACTACGAATGGCATGGCTGGTGCAAGACGGGAGCCTACCGAACCAGAAGCTGCTCCCCCCGCCATCCGATCTTCCCAAATGCTAG